The Ignavibacteriota bacterium genome segment AGAAGGATCTCTTCGCGTTTCTTGCGCTGCACAAGGAATTCGTGTTCGAGGACAGCATCCAGACACTCCCCCAGCCGATCGTGGGCGACCGCACCAGGGGGGTGGTCAGCGTGAGCGTGGCGAATATCCGGTCCAAACCGGACCACGCCGCGGAAATGGCGACGCAGGCGATCCTCGGCACGCCGCTCCGGATCCTCAAGAAAGAACACGGCTGGTACTTCGTGCAGACACCCGATGATTACCTCGGGTGGACCGACGACAGGATCGAGATGATGACCCCGGCATCGTTCGAAGCATGGACGGCGAAGCCGAAAGCGATCGTGACAACGGAGATCACGTTCCTCCATGCCGGCGATGACCCCTCTTCGGAGGTGGTCGGCGATGTCGTGGCGGGAGGGTTGCTTGCGCTCACCGGCGAAACCGAGGCGTCCTTCGCCGTGGAATTCCCCGACGGCAGGACGGCAGTTCTTCCCCGGAGCATGGGTACACCGTACATCGAATGGATCGCCAAAGCGAACCCCACACCGGAGAACATTCTGACGACCGCACGCCGCTTCTTCGGCGTCCCGTATCTCTGGGGCGGCACATCGGCGAAGGGCATGGACTGCTCGGGATTCATCAAGACCGTCTTCTTCCTGAACGGTGTCGTGATGCCGCGTGATGCCAGCCAGCAAGTGGATGTCGGCGAACCGGTCGACACCACCGGAGGCGTGGATCTGAAACCGGGCGATCTTCTGTTCTTCGGGTTCAAGGCGACGCCGGAACGGCGGGAGCGGGTGACGCATGTCGCCATCTCCCTCGGCGGCAAGCGATTCATCCATGCCTCCACCGACGTCCGCGTGAACAGCCTCGCGCCGGTGGATACCGACTACAGCCAGCACCGCGAACAGATGTTCCTCCGCGCGCGCCGCGTGATCGGTGCACGCCCTGCGTCCGGGGTAAGGCCACTGAGAGACCTCCCTGACTATGGAGGCGGCCGTGAGTGAGTCGTCGTCACGCCGTGACTTCCTTCGCATGATCTCGATCGCAGGTGCGGCCGCTGCGTTCCATCCGCGGGCACTTCCCTTTTCCTCCACTTTCACCGTCAATGACATGAAACTGACCTTCACGCCGTATACACTGGAACTCAAGCACACCTTCACCATTGCCACGAGTTCCCGCACCACCACGCCGGACATGATGGTTCAGGTGGAAAAGGACGGCATCATTGGCTACGGCGAAGCGTCCATGCCACCGTACCTCGGCGAGTCCCAGGAATCGGCGAAAGCGTTCCTTTCGAAGGTGGACCTTACGACGTTCGCCGACCCGTTCGAGTTCGAGACCGTGCTGGCGTATGTGGACAGCATCGCCCCGGGGAATCCGGCCGCAAAAGCTGCCGTGGACATCGCATTGCACGATTGGGTGGGCAAGAAGATGGGCCAGCCATGGTTCCGCATCTGGGGGCTGGATCCGACAAAGACACCGGTGACCTCCTTCACCATCGGCATCGACACGCCCGAGGTGGTCCGCGCGAAGACCAAAGAAGCGGATATCTACAAGGTGATCAAGGTGAAGCTCGGGCGCGACACCGACAAGATGATGATCAACACCATCCGTGAGGTCACGGACACACCGATCTCCGTGGATGTGAACCAGGGCTGGAAGGACAAGACCATTGCCCTCGGAATGATCGAGTGGCTTGCCACGAAGAACATCCTGTTCGTCGAGCAGCCCATGCCGAAAGAGCAGGTGGATGATATCGTGTGGCTGCGCGAAAAGAGCCCGCTGCCCCTGATCGGTGACGAAAGCGTGCAGCGCCTGCCGGATGTCCGCAAGGCGTGGGGTGTGTATGACGGCGTCAACATCAAGCTGATGAAGTGCACCGGTATGCGCGAGGCACACAAGATGATCACGCTGGCCCGCGCACTGGACATGAAGGTGATGATCGGGTGCATGACGGAGACCTCGTGTGCGATCTCCGCGGCCGCGCAGCTCTCGCCGCTTGTGGACTGGGCCGATCTGGACGGCGCCGTGCTCATCAAGAACGACCTCTTCGATGGCGCAACGATCGTGGATGGCAAGGTGACGTTGCCTGACAGGCCGGGGATCGGCGTCACAAAGAAGTAGAGAAGAGTCCTGCTTCCTTTACCCTTCACGTTCCATTCACCGAAAGGCCGAAGAGAGCGTATGGCATCACAGCAGCGGTTGATCTCGTTGGACGCGTTCCGCGGGGCAACGATCGCCGGTATGATCCTGGTCAATAATCCGGGGACCTGGTCGGCGATCTATCCGCAACTCCGTCATGCCGCATGGCACGGATGGACCTTCACGGATTTCATCTTCCCGTTCTTCCTCTGGATCGTCGGCGTCTCGATGACCCTCTCCTTCGCGCGTCGCGTGGAAGAGGGGGCCGACAAGCCGAAACTCCTCCTCCATGTGCTCCGGCGTGCGGCGATCATCTTCGGCCTCGGGCTGTTCCTGAACGGCTTTCCGTTCGGCCTCGCCCTGGGCCATGATTTCACCTGGGCGCACATCCGGATCCCCGGCGTGCTGCAGCGTATCGCGGTCTGCTATCTGATCGCCAGCACCATCTTCCTGTATTCAGGGATTCGCGGGCAGATCGCCTGGATCGTCGGATTGCTGACGTCGTACTGGCTTGTGACCGCACTCGTGCCGGTCCCCGGGTATGGCGCAGGCATCGTTGAGCCGACCGGGAACCTTGCGTGGTTCATCGATTCGAACCTGCTGGCAGGCCACACGTGGCGCGGAGCGCCGGTGCCGGGATTCGATCCCGAGGGCCTCTTCAGCACCATCCCCGCGATCGCTACGGCATTGATGGGCGTCATGACCGGGCATCTGTTGCGCTCGCGTCTCACGGGCGAGGAGAAGACCGCCTGGATGTTCGTGGCGGGGAACTTCCTGCTCCTTGCGGGTGCCATCCTCGATATGTGGTTCCCGATCAACAAGGCGCTGTGGACAAGTTCGTACGTCATCTTCATGGCAGGTTGGGCGAACGTCTGTCTTGCCATGTTCTACTGGCTCATCGATGTGAAGGGCTATCGCACCTGGGCAACGCCGTTCGTCATCTATGGCATGAACGCCATCACGGTGTTCGTGCTGTCCGGACTGATCGCAAAGACCATGGGCCTCATCCGCTGGACGGCGGAGGACGGACAGAGGTATTCGGTCTGGTCGTACCTGTACCAGACGTTGTACGCCCCCCTGGGCAGCCCGATGAACACATCGCTCATGTTCGCGATCTCGTTCATCTCGATGATGTTCCTGGTGGTCTGGTTCATGTGGAAGAGAAAATGGTTCCTGAAGGTCTGACACAACACGGGGTCGGCATCATGTCACGCATCGTCATAGTGATCGGACTGGTGATGGGTATGTCTCTTCAATCGATGAACGCACAGGAGCCTGCTGCGGTCCTGAAGGAGATCCAGCGTCTCGAACAGCAGTACGGCGGGCATCTCGGCGTGATGGCGAAGAACCTTCGTACGGGCGAGGTGATCCGGTACAACGCCGAGGAACGATTCCCGACGGCAAGCCTGATCAAGTATCCGGTGATGGCAGCGTACTTCAAGGCTGTCGCGGAAGGGCGCGTGAAGCCCGACATGTCCATCACCCTCACGGCGGACGACAAGCGTCAGGGGTCGGGTGTTCTGGAAGGCCTCGATACCGGCGCGGTGATTACGCTCCGCGATGCCGTGCGGCTGATGATCATTCTCAGCGATAACACCGCAACGAACCTGGTGGTGGACCGGCTGGGGACGACACACGAGGAACGGCTCGCATATGTCAATGATATGATGAAGAGTGTGGGGCTGAAGAACACGCGGTTGCTGAACAGGCTCTACTCCTGGAAGACGAAACAGCGGACCCCGGAGGGCATCCGGTACGGCATCGGCGTGTCGACGCCGGAGGACATGGTGACGCTGTCGGAAGCGCTGTACCGTCGGACACTGGTGAGCCCCGGGGCCTCGGACGACATGCTGTCGATCCTGAAAGCGCAGTTCTACGACGACATGGTCCCGCGGTTCCTCCCTGCATCGTCGTGTGCGAGTTTTGCGGTGGCGCACAAGACCGGATTCGTGCAGGAAACCAAGACGGATGCCGGGCTGGTGCTGTCGGACAAGCTGGACATGGCGATCGCGATCTTCATCGACAAGCATCCGGACCATGGCGAAGGCATCAACAATACGGGGATCCTTCTCGCGGGCTACGTCGCGCGGGCGATCTGGAACCACTTCACCGGCATGACGGGGTATGACAACGGTCCGGTGGCGACGTCGCATGTGGACTGGAACATGATGCCGGGTGGCAAGTGGGGAATCTGGCGGTCAACCGCGGCGCCATTCCCGCATCCCGACCGGGCGAACGGATTGACGAAGAAAGATGGTACGCACTATCCCGCGTATCCGCATTACATGGACAGCAGCATCGTGGTCTTCGTACCGGAGGGCCTGAAGCCCGGGCCGGACGGGGTGAACCTGATCATCCACTTCCACGGGCACGGCAACGACAATATGAACGTCCTCGAGCGGTACATGTTGCCGCAGGCTCTCGGGGATGAGAAGATCAATGCGATCCTCGTGCTCCCGCAGGGGCCGTATCGCGCGCG includes the following:
- a CDS encoding C40 family peptidase produces the protein MLSDILKEAKQKFAPDRRTVVFDIQPEPKGKIVVLRGEIHSIALKKDLFAFLALHKEFVFEDSIQTLPQPIVGDRTRGVVSVSVANIRSKPDHAAEMATQAILGTPLRILKKEHGWYFVQTPDDYLGWTDDRIEMMTPASFEAWTAKPKAIVTTEITFLHAGDDPSSEVVGDVVAGGLLALTGETEASFAVEFPDGRTAVLPRSMGTPYIEWIAKANPTPENILTTARRFFGVPYLWGGTSAKGMDCSGFIKTVFFLNGVVMPRDASQQVDVGEPVDTTGGVDLKPGDLLFFGFKATPERRERVTHVAISLGGKRFIHASTDVRVNSLAPVDTDYSQHREQMFLRARRVIGARPASGVRPLRDLPDYGGGRE
- a CDS encoding dipeptide epimerase, with product MEAAVSESSSRRDFLRMISIAGAAAAFHPRALPFSSTFTVNDMKLTFTPYTLELKHTFTIATSSRTTTPDMMVQVEKDGIIGYGEASMPPYLGESQESAKAFLSKVDLTTFADPFEFETVLAYVDSIAPGNPAAKAAVDIALHDWVGKKMGQPWFRIWGLDPTKTPVTSFTIGIDTPEVVRAKTKEADIYKVIKVKLGRDTDKMMINTIREVTDTPISVDVNQGWKDKTIALGMIEWLATKNILFVEQPMPKEQVDDIVWLREKSPLPLIGDESVQRLPDVRKAWGVYDGVNIKLMKCTGMREAHKMITLARALDMKVMIGCMTETSCAISAAAQLSPLVDWADLDGAVLIKNDLFDGATIVDGKVTLPDRPGIGVTKK
- a CDS encoding DUF5009 domain-containing protein, whose amino-acid sequence is MASQQRLISLDAFRGATIAGMILVNNPGTWSAIYPQLRHAAWHGWTFTDFIFPFFLWIVGVSMTLSFARRVEEGADKPKLLLHVLRRAAIIFGLGLFLNGFPFGLALGHDFTWAHIRIPGVLQRIAVCYLIASTIFLYSGIRGQIAWIVGLLTSYWLVTALVPVPGYGAGIVEPTGNLAWFIDSNLLAGHTWRGAPVPGFDPEGLFSTIPAIATALMGVMTGHLLRSRLTGEEKTAWMFVAGNFLLLAGAILDMWFPINKALWTSSYVIFMAGWANVCLAMFYWLIDVKGYRTWATPFVIYGMNAITVFVLSGLIAKTMGLIRWTAEDGQRYSVWSYLYQTLYAPLGSPMNTSLMFAISFISMMFLVVWFMWKRKWFLKV
- a CDS encoding serine hydrolase, which produces MSRIVIVIGLVMGMSLQSMNAQEPAAVLKEIQRLEQQYGGHLGVMAKNLRTGEVIRYNAEERFPTASLIKYPVMAAYFKAVAEGRVKPDMSITLTADDKRQGSGVLEGLDTGAVITLRDAVRLMIILSDNTATNLVVDRLGTTHEERLAYVNDMMKSVGLKNTRLLNRLYSWKTKQRTPEGIRYGIGVSTPEDMVTLSEALYRRTLVSPGASDDMLSILKAQFYDDMVPRFLPASSCASFAVAHKTGFVQETKTDAGLVLSDKLDMAIAIFIDKHPDHGEGINNTGILLAGYVARAIWNHFTGMTGYDNGPVATSHVDWNMMPGGKWGIWRSTAAPFPHPDRANGLTKKDGTHYPAYPHYMDSSIVVFVPEGLKPGPDGVNLIIHFHGHGNDNMNVLERYMLPQALGDEKINAILVLPQGPYRARDSFCGKMEDQGGLRRMVEDVLRTMQREEVIPEARVAKIVLSAHSGGYRPVAFCLEKGEMSASITHLFLFDAFYGNFEFYKAWLEKGTGMIETAYTEHLAREHTDFGDSLAAPLRARFHAVPTEVEHDAVLGAFIHPWLSRLPVEFKITPTH